The Mycolicibacterium parafortuitum nucleotide sequence GATCTGGTCGATGCCCGTGGTCAGCGCGGCAGGCGGCAACGGGAGGCGGCGCCCGGCGATCACGGAGATCTCGGGAGCCTGGTCACCGGCGACGCGCTGCCACGACCAGCACAGCGTCGGAAGCTGTTCACGCGACAGCACATCCATCGGCACATCCGGCAGCGGGGAGCCGTACACCTGCTCGGGCACCCGGGCCACGGCGCTCGATTCCATCCCTGGCGGCTCGACCAGTCCGTAGGAGTTCGTCGCGCGCAGCGCGGCGGCGGTGGTGTCGTTCACCTTCGCGACGCCGGTGGGCAGCACCACATGGTGCTGGGCGTCGGCGCGGTCGTCCGGACCGGTCATCGTCGCGAACACCGAACCGATCACCAGCTGCGGCGGCAGCCCGAGCGTGTTCGGGGCACCGGCTCCCGGGATCGCGGGCAGCCGCCAAGGACCCGCGTCGGGCAGCGCGTTGAACAGCCCCTCCGAGATCGGAGTGGGCCGTGCGGTCACCGGGATCCCGACCGCCGAGGTCACCGCACGGTCGGCGAGGTCGATCAGGTGCCTGCCCGCGGCGGTGACGAGCCAGTTCTGGTTCTCGTAGGTGACGAGCATGCCCTGCTCGGGCCGCATCTCGCCGACGGTCGCGTCCAGCGCCAGCGGGGTGACCAGGACCGAGGACTCCACGGCGGGCGCCACGCTGTCGGGCTTGATCACGGTGTCGCACAGGCTCCACTGCGAATCGGCGGACGACGACACCGGCGTCGCGTACGGTGCGCCGGGGATTCCGACCGGCTGCCCCTTCGGCATCGTGTTCAGCTCTTCGGATTTCACCGCAACGGGCTCCTTGCCGTCACCGAGGATCAGCCGTGCCGAGGTCAGGTTGTACACGGGCCGCAGCTGGGCGCTGTTCGGCAGCACGAGGTAGAGCTGGTTGGTCGAGCGATCGACGAGCAGGGTGTCCTCGCCGCGCTTGCCCAGCGGTTTGAAATAGGCCAGCAGGACCGCACCGACGCATATCAGCACCGACAGGACGATGCCCGCGGTGACCGCGCGGCTGTAGAACTGCAACGGATCGTCGAACATCCGGGTGTCGCGCCGCACGATCGCGTGCTCGACGCGGCGGAGCAGAAACCGCCAGCCGCTGACCTGAACCTTGGTGGTGAGCCTGAATCCCGCCACGCGTCACCCGAGATTCAATCGGGCGTGCACGGAGGTGATCGCGGCGTCGATGTCGTCGCCGGTGATCTCGCTGAGCGTGTCCACGTCGAGGTTGTCGAAGTCCAGCGAGCGGGCCAACCGCATGTCGCGATTCTGTTCCCCGGCCTCCACCAACTGCCGGGCATATCGGCCGTTACCTGCGATGTCGAGTGCCGGTTTGCCGTTCGTGGTGCTCTGCGTCAGCAGGGTAGCGGCGTCCAGCACGTGCTTGGCCGCGTCGTCACTGAGGCTCGAATCGTTGCCGGCCGCAATGACCTTTGCGATGTCGACGATCTCCTCGGGGGAATAGGAGTCGAACTCGATGCGGGTCGCGAACCGCGACCGCAGACCGTCGTTGCTCTCCAGCAGCCGGTCGATGTCGTTGCTGTAGCCGGCGATGATGACGACCAGCCGGTCACGGTCGTTCTCCATCCGCGCGAGCAGAGTGTCCAGCGCCTCGGTGCCGAACGGGTCGGCACGTCCGTCGCGCTCCTGCACCAGGGTGTAGGCCTCGTCGATGAACAGCACCCCATCCATCGCACGGTCGATGGTGCGCGCGGTCTTGGCCGACGACTGTCCCTCGTACTCGGCGACGAAGTCCTTGCGGGAGGTCTCGACCAGTTTCGGTTCGGCGATGACCCCGAGCCCGGCCAGGATCTGCGCGACGACCCGCGCAATGGTCGTCTTCCCCGTTCCGGGAGGGCCGGTGAAGATCATGTGCTTGGACGCCTGGGCGACCTTCATCCCGCGCGCGGCACGCACTTTCGCCATCTGAGTGGCCGCGCGGTAGCGCTCGATCTGCTCTTTGACCCTGGTCAGGCCGATCTGGCGGTCCAGCTCGGCCTGCGCTTCGGTCAGCATGCTCTCCCGGCCGGAGTTGTCAGCCTGTGCGCTGGCGGGATCCCACAGGTCGCGGCGCGACGCGATCTTGTCGGCTGTGGTGGTCTGCAGCCGGTACGACGTATCCCGCAGTGCCGCAGCCACGTCGGGCGACGGGTGGGAGGCCTGCAGCCATTCGAGCAGGCGCACCGCGGCGTCTTCGTTACCCAACCCGCGATAGGCCATCGCCGAGTACCACGCAATCGCGCGGTTACAGGCCTGGGCGGCGGGCCCCGAGTTGGCTTCCACC carries:
- the eccB gene encoding type VII secretion protein EccB, which codes for MAGFRLTTKVQVSGWRFLLRRVEHAIVRRDTRMFDDPLQFYSRAVTAGIVLSVLICVGAVLLAYFKPLGKRGEDTLLVDRSTNQLYLVLPNSAQLRPVYNLTSARLILGDGKEPVAVKSEELNTMPKGQPVGIPGAPYATPVSSSADSQWSLCDTVIKPDSVAPAVESSVLVTPLALDATVGEMRPEQGMLVTYENQNWLVTAAGRHLIDLADRAVTSAVGIPVTARPTPISEGLFNALPDAGPWRLPAIPGAGAPNTLGLPPQLVIGSVFATMTGPDDRADAQHHVVLPTGVAKVNDTTAAALRATNSYGLVEPPGMESSAVARVPEQVYGSPLPDVPMDVLSREQLPTLCWSWQRVAGDQAPEISVIAGRRLPLPPAALTTGIDQITGDATVYIGGGQYIQLQSPDPRYGENLYYIDPQGVRYGLPDQETAAKLGLTAPATAPWQVVGLLVDGPVLSQQGALVEHDTLPPNPNPRRAGGESATAAGDGGGR
- the eccA gene encoding type VII secretion AAA-ATPase EccA gives rise to the protein MTDQLAGVFGTAVGLLPTAQARSLELFTEITTFDEAACDAWVGRIRCGDTDRVTMFRAWYSRNNFGQLAGAAEVSMNSLGARVPIGGMFGDITYPVNSPLSITLSFAVSEAAAGNYADAMEALDTAPAAGGEHLVSWVKAVIYAAAERWSDVIDQVRTASSWPDKFLTGAALVAHGVAAANLGLFTEAERRLVEANSGPAAQACNRAIAWYSAMAYRGLGNEDAAVRLLEWLQASHPSPDVAAALRDTSYRLQTTTADKIASRRDLWDPASAQADNSGRESMLTEAQAELDRQIGLTRVKEQIERYRAATQMAKVRAARGMKVAQASKHMIFTGPPGTGKTTIARVVAQILAGLGVIAEPKLVETSRKDFVAEYEGQSSAKTARTIDRAMDGVLFIDEAYTLVQERDGRADPFGTEALDTLLARMENDRDRLVVIIAGYSNDIDRLLESNDGLRSRFATRIEFDSYSPEEIVDIAKVIAAGNDSSLSDDAAKHVLDAATLLTQSTTNGKPALDIAGNGRYARQLVEAGEQNRDMRLARSLDFDNLDVDTLSEITGDDIDAAITSVHARLNLG